The following proteins are co-located in the Camelina sativa cultivar DH55 chromosome 12, Cs, whole genome shotgun sequence genome:
- the LOC104731427 gene encoding COX assembly mitochondrial protein 2 homolog, with the protein MHPPLTPHRHPMCLEIIEEFQKCHTDHPIGKFFGDCTQLKVKLDRCFRQEKAVKRKVNFEQSKKLQERLKAIRKEETAET; encoded by the exons ATGCATCCTCCGCTTACACCACATAGACATCCAATGTGTCTGGAG ATAATTGAGGAGTTTCAAAAGTGTCATACAGATCATCCGATTGGGAAGTTCTTCGGAGATTGTACACAGCTTAAAGTAAAGCTTGATCGATGTTTTCGCCAAGAG AAAGCTGTAAAGCGAAAGGTAAACTTTGAACAAAGCAAGAAACTTCAAGAGAGACTGAAAGCTATTAGGAAAGAAGAAACTGCAGAGACTTGA
- the LOC104731429 gene encoding pentatricopeptide repeat-containing protein At4g21190-like has product MLCLRYSLPYLLQTKESTKLFSKRPNNIVVCAARGPRPRSPRVWKTRKRIGSISKAAKMIDCIKGLSNVKEEVYGALDSFIAWELEFPLVIVKKALVILEDEKEWKKIIQVTKWMLSKGQGRTMGTYFSLLNALAEDNRLDEAEELWNKLFMEHLEGTPRKFFNKMISIYYKRDMHQKLFEVFADMEELGVKPNVAIVSMVGKVFVKLGMDDKYEKLMKKYPPPQWEFRYIKGRRVKVKAKQLNELSEGEGGLSSDEDKVDNLIESKSKMLSDKEANEDLSEEEEEDEEEEEEEEELPGMDQGQIETSREPSLDHLDSS; this is encoded by the exons ATGCTTTGTTTGAGATATTCATTACCTTATCTACTTCAAACAAAGGAATCAACTAAGCTCTTCTCCAAAAGGCCTAACAATATTGTG GTTTGTGCGGCGAGAGGTCCAAGACCTCGGTCTCCTCGAGTATGGAAAACAAGGAAGAGGATTGGAAGTATCTCCAAGGCTGCTAAAATGATTGATTGT ATAAAAGGATTGTCGAATGTTAAAGAAGAAGTGTATGGCGCTCTTGATTCCTTCATTGCTTGGGAACTAGAGTTCCCTCTTGTTATAGTTAAGAAGGCGTTAGTGATacttgaagatgaaaaagagtGGAAGAAGATTATTCAG gTGACGAAATGGATGCTGAGTAAAGGCCAAGGAAGAACAATGGGAACGTACTTCTCATTACTAAATGCATTAGCAGAAGATAATCGGCTTGACGAAGCTGAGGAGTTGTGGAACAAATTGTTTATGGAACATTTAGAAGGAACTCCAAGAAAGTTCTTCAACAAAATGATCTCTATATATTACAAGAGAGATATGCACCAAAAGCTCTTCGAG GTCTTTGCTGACATGGAGGAGCTTGGAGTGAAACCAAACGTTGCGATTGTGTCTATGGTTGGAAAAGTGTTTGTAAAGTTAGGGATGGATGATAAGTACGAGAAACTGATGAAGAAATATCCTCCACCACAATGGGAGTTCAGATACATCAAAGGAAGACGTGTTAAGGTCAAGGCAAAACAGCTAAATGAGCTAAGTGAAGGTGAAGGCGGCTTAAGCAGCGACGAAGATAAGGTTGATAATTTGATTGAGAGCAAATCCAAAATGCTGTCAGATAAGGAAGCAAACGAGGATCTCagtgaagaggaggaagaagatgaagaagaagaagaagaagaagaagaacttccGGGTATGGATCAAGGGCAGATTGAAACTTCTAGGGAACCCTCTCTAGATCATTTAGACTCTTCTTGA
- the LOC104731433 gene encoding uncharacterized protein LOC104731433 produces the protein MIRFARSKPKIELLGYDFLQKCYASGTPKGKAKLKTGQPLKRNKLTIKKGGGSSGGGGGEEAGKGKGRISDEKQKLYDQCINAPCPVRYLRPKDIEREAKREKLGLISKARQREIEIQKKSGYKMGVTITTTTEPIRIGTPGLDYISLGIFMEDELPKYKVTVEDGKRLAKEYSRVLMREHRAKRVAETNLLKLRKAAVEALPEHLKKSALVRDLTPFPAIRGIATLTPPIEGYLEKIMNAANKRNSGKEKLR, from the coding sequence ATGATCCGATTCGCGAGATCGAAACCTAAAATCGAGCTACTGGGTTACGATTTTCTTCAGAAATGCTACGCTAGTGGAACCCCTAAAGGAAAAGCTAAGCTGAAGACGGGCCAACCATTGAAGCGCAACAAACTCACAATCAAGAAAGGCGGCGGAAGCAGCGGCGGAGGAGGTGGTGAGGAAGCAGGTAAGGGAAAAGGAAGAATCTCAGATGAGAAGCAGAAGCTATACGATCAATGCATAAACGCTCCTTGCCCTGTTCGTTACCTTCGACCCAAAGATATAGAAAGAGAGGCGAAACGAGAGAAGCTAGGGTTGATCAGTAAAGCGAGACAACGAGAGATTGAGATTCAGAAGAAAAGTGGATACAAAATGGGAGTTACTATTACTACTACCACAGAGCCGATTAGGATTGGGACTCCGGGATTGGATTACATTTCGTTAGGGATTTTTATGGAAGATGAGTTGCCTAAGTATAAAGTTACGGTAGAGGATGGGAAGAGACTTGCTAAAGAGTATAGTAGAGTGCTTATGAGAGAGCATAGGGCGAAACGTGTGGCGGAGACTAATTTGTTGAAGTTGAGGAAAGCTGCTGTTGAGGCATTGCCTGAGCATTTGAAGAAGTCTGCTTTAGTGCGTGATTTGACTCCGTTTCCGGCGATTCGAGGTATTGCTACGCTTACTCCTCCTATTGAAGGGTATCTTGAGAAGATTATGAATGCAGCTAATAAGAGGAACTCAGGTAAAGAGAAGCTGAGATGA
- the LOC104731432 gene encoding dolichyl-diphosphooligosaccharide--protein glycosyltransferase subunit 2, whose amino-acid sequence MMAGSGLRFLVLILAVAICGAASVFQPISDSHRSAAVDVFLPVDGSYKSLGEAYEALKTLEILGIDKKSDLSSATCENVVKVLGSSSSTLKDAFYALSVNGILKCKTGEAVLLKDIVSQLQAGVKGAKSLLDFYYSVRGLVLVKEQFPGTVLSIGDAEAVFRSIKTLSQTDGRWRYSSNNPESSTFAAGLAFETLAGVISLAPSEIDQSLIQTLKTGILKLFDGIQKYDDGTFYFDEKSVDASQGPISTTASVIKGITSFAASESTGLNLPGDKIVGLAKFLLGVGIPGDAKDFFNQIDALACLEDNRFSVPLILSLPSTVISLSKKEPLKVKVSTVLGSTAPALSVKLAQAISSRTKDSSVINNQELKFDADSATYFLDSFPKNFDVGKYTFIFEIVLDDSANEKVYITEAQTKVPIAATGVISIENAEIAVLDSDIGSVESQKKLDLTKDGAVALSANHLQKLRLSFQLTSPLGHVFKPHQAFFKLKHESQVEHIFLVKTSAKKSELVLDFLGLVEKLYYLSGKYEIQLTIGDASMENSLLSNIGHIELDLPERPEKAPRPPVQSTEPLSRYGPKAEISHIFRIPEKLPAKQLSLVFLGLIVLPFIGFLIGLTQLGANIKSFPSSAGSAIPALLFHVGIAAVLLLYVLFWWKLDLFTTLKGVSLLGVFLLFVGHRTLSQLAAASNKLKSA is encoded by the exons ATGATGGCTGGAAGTGGCTTACGGTTTCTGGTTCTGATACTCGCCGTAGCAATTTGCGGTGCTGCTTCTGTTTTCCAGCCGATCTCAGACTCTCACCGATCTGCGGCTGTGGATGTCTTCTTACCAGTCGATGGATCCTACAAAAG cTTAGGGGAGGCGTATGAAGCATTAAAGACTTTGGAGATTCTTGGAATTGATAAAAAGTCTGATCTTAGCTCAGCGACTTGTGAGAATGTGGTTAAAGTTCTAGGATCGTCTTCTTCTACTCTAAAGGATGCATTCTATGCTTTAAGCGTTAATGGGATTCTAAAATGTAAAACTGGTGAAGCTGTTCTTCTTAAG GACATTGTTTCTCAACTTCAAGCTGGTGTTAAAGGTGCAAAGTCATTGCTTGACTTCTACTATTCTGTCAGAGGTTTGGTGCTTGTTAAG GAGCAATTTCCTGGAACTGTTCTAAGTATTGGAGATGCCGAAGCCGTTTTCCGTTCCATCAAG ACTCTTAGCCAGACTGATGGAAGATGGCGCTACAGCTCCAACAATCCTGAATCAAGCACCTTTGCTGCTG GCTTAGCCTTCGAAACGCTTGCTGGAGTGATTTCATTAGCACCTTCAGAGATTGATCAATCATTG ATCCAGACATTGAAGACTGGTATCCTGAAGTTATTTGACGGTATCCAAAAATATG ACGATGGGACATTTTATTTCGATGAGAAGTCTGTCGATGCAAGTCAAGGCCCAATCTCAACTACTGCATCAGTAATTAAAGGGATTACGTCATTTGCAGCTTCAGAATCTACAGGACTGAAC CTTCCAGGTGATAAGATAGTTGGTCTTGCCAAATTCCTTCTTGGTGTTGGAATTCCTGGTGATGCCAAGGACTTCTTCAACCAAATAGATGCACTAGCTTGTTTGGAAGACAACCG GTTTTCCGTTCCACTCATCTTGTCTCTTCCATCTACTGTCATTTCATTGTCAAAGAAAGAGCCTTTGAAG GTTAAAGTTAGCACTGTACTCGGTTCTACGGCACCAGCTCTTAGTGTGAAGCTCGCACAAGCTATAAGTTCTAGAACAAAGGATTCTTCTGTAATTAACAACCAG GAGCTTAAGTTTGACGCTGACAGTGCAACATACTTCCTGGACTCTTTTCCCAAAAACTTTGATGTTGGAAAGTATACATTTATATTTGAG ATTGTTTTAGATGATTCAGCAAATGAAAAAGTATACATAACCGAAGCTCAAACAAAAGTGCCTATAGCTGCCACAGGAGTTATTAGCATTGAGAATGCTGAAATTGCTGTACTTGACAGTGATATTGGGAGCGTTGAATCTCAGAAAAA GCTAGATTTAACTAAAGACGGAGCGGTAGCATTATCAGCAAACCACCTCCAAAAGCTACGCCTGTCATTTCAGTTAACTTCTCCACTTGGCCATGTATTTAAGCCACACCAG GCATTTTTCAAGCTGAAACATGAGTCACAGGTCGAGCATATCTTTCTCGTGAAAACTTCTGCAAAGAAGTCTGAATTAGTTCTA GATTTTCTTGGATTGGTTGAGAAGCTCTACTACCTCTCTGGTAAATATGAGATCCAactaaccattggagatgcttcGATG GAGAACTCTTTATTAAGTAATATTGGGCACATCGAACTAGACCTACCAGAGCGTCCAGAGAAGGCGCCTCGTCCTCCTGTACAATCTACTGAGCCTCTCTCAAGATATGGACCAAAAGCTGAAATATCACACATCTTCAGGATTCCTGAAAAGCTTCCAGCAAAACAGCTCTCACTAGTTTTCTTGGGTCTTATAGTCCTCCCATTCATCGGTTTCCTGATTGGG CTTACACAGTTGGGAGCGAATATAAAGAGCTTCCCATCTTCGGCTGGTTCTGCAATACCCGCTTTACTTTTCCATGTCGGAATTGCAGCTGTTCTGCTTCTCTATGTACTGTTCTGGTGGAAG TTGGATCTGTTCACGACACTAAAGGGAGTTTCCTTGTTGGGAGTGTTTCTGCTGTTCGTTGGACACAGAACACTCTCCCAGCTCGCAGCAGCATCGAACAAGTTGAAATCTGCTTGA
- the LOC104731430 gene encoding pentatricopeptide repeat-containing protein At4g21170-like has protein sequence MVLLHTSVGFIKRFSTTPSTSSALDWKTQLNLSRVATEISSILLQRRNWITHLQYVKSKLPRSTLTPPIFLQILRETRKCPITTLDFFDFAKTHLRFEPDLRSQCRVIEVATESGLLERAGTLLRPLVETNSVSLVVGSMQRWFEGEVSLSVSLSLVLECYALKGCYQNGLEVFSFMRRLRLSPCQSAYNSLLDSLVKEGQFRVALCLYSAMVRNRVVSDGLTWDLVTQILCEQGRSKCVVKLMETGVESCKIYTNLVECYSRNGEFDAVFNVIHEMDDKKLELSFSSYCCVLDDVCRLGDAELINKVLGFMVEKKFLALDDAAVNDQIIERLCDMGKTFASEMLFRKACSGERVRLRDGTYGCMLKALSRKGRTKEAVDVYRLICRKGITVLDESCYNEFANALCRDDHMSEEEQELLVDVIKRGFIPCTHKLSEVLASLCQKRRWKHAEKLLDSVLEMEVYFDSFSCGILMDRYCRSGNLEKAMVLHEKIKKMKGSLDVNAYNAVLDRLMMRQREMVEEAVGVFEYMKEMNSVNSKSFTIMIQGLCRVKEMKKAMRCHDEMLKLGMKPDLVTYKRIILGFK, from the coding sequence ATGGTTCTTCTCCACACAAGTGTTGGATTCATCAAACGGTTCTCAACGACTCCATCGACGTCCTCGGCTTTAGATTGGAAAACTCAACTGAATCTGTCCCGAGTAGCCACCGAGATCTCTTCAATTCTCTTACAACGTCGTAACTGGATCACTCATCTTCAATATGTTAAATCAAAGCTTCCAAGGTCAACACTTACACCGCCGATATTTCTCCAGATCCTCCGTGAAACTCGAAAATGCCCTATAACCACTCTTGATTTCTTCGATTTTGCCAAAACCCATCTCCGGTTTGAACCGGATCTTAGGTCACAGTGTCGAGTAATCGAAGTTGCTACCGAGTCAGGTCTCTTGGAACGAGCAGGAACGCTTCTGCGTCCTCTGGTTGAAACCAATTCTGTGTCTTTAGTTGTTGGATCGATGCAACGGTGGTTTGAAGGTGAAGTTTCACTCTCTGTCTCGCTTAGTTTAGTTCTTGAGTGTTATGCCTTGAAGGGTTGTTACCAAAATGGCTTGGAAGTGTTTAGTTTTATGAGAAGATTGAGACTTTCACCTTGTCAAAGTGCTTATAACTCTCTTCTTGATTCTCTGGTTAAAGAAGGTCAGTTTAGAGTGGCTTTGTGTTTGTATAGTGCCATGGTTCGAAACCGGGTTGTCTCAGATGGGTTAACTTGGGATTTGGTTACTCAGATTTTGTGTGAACAAGGGAGATCCAAGTGCGTTGTTAAGTTGATGGAAACAGGTGTTGAAAGCTGCAAGATTTACACCAATCTTGTGGAATGTTATAGCAGGAATGGAGAGTTTGATGCGGTGTTTAATGTGATTCATGAGATGGATGATAAGAAACTAGAGTTGAGTTTCTCTTCTTACTGTTGCGTATTGGATGATGTTTGTAGATTGGGAGATGCTGAGTTGATCAATAAGGTTCTTGGATTTATGGTGGAGAAAAAGTTTCTTGCTTTAGATGATGCGGCTGTGAATGATCAAATCATTGAGAGACTTTGCGATATGGGGAAAACGTTTGCCTCTGAGATGCTGTTCCGTAAAGCCTGCAGTGGTGAAAGAGTGAGGTTGCGAGATGGGACATACGGTTGTATGTTAAAGGCACTGTCTAGAAAAGGGAGAACAAAAGAAGCTGTTGATGTATACCGATTGATTTGTCGGAAAGGTATTACAGTACTTGATGAGAGTTGTTATAACGAATTCGCTAATGCTCTTTGCCGAGATGATCATATGTCAGAGGAAGAACAGGAATTGCTTGTAGATGTTATAAAGCGCGGTTTCATTCCTTGTACGCACAAGTTATCAGAAGTTTTAGCATCTCTATGTCAGAAAAGAAGATGGAAACACGCAGAGAAGCTTCTTGATTCCGTTCTTGAAATGGAGGTTTATTTCGATTCCTTTTCATGCGGGATTTTGATGGATCGTTACTGCAGAAGTGGAAACTTAGAGAAAGCCATGGTACTTCAtgaaaagataaagaagatgaaaggaAGTTTGGATGTAAATGCTTATAATGCGGTTCTTGATCGGCTTATGATGAGACAAAGAGAGATGGTGGAAGAAGCAGTTGGTGTGTTTGAGTACATGAAAGAGATGAATTCAGTGAACAGCAAGAGTTTTACGATTATGATTCAAGGGTTGTGTCGTGTGAAGGAAATGAAGAAAGCTATGAGATGTCATGATGAAATGTTGAAATTGGGTATGAAACCTGATTTAGTAACCTACAAGCGTATTATCTTAGGTTTCAAATGA
- the LOC104731431 gene encoding ADP-ribosylation factor GTPase-activating protein AGD12 isoform X2 translates to MSYSGAGLGKPGSGKRRIRDLLTQSDNRVCADCGAPDPKWASANIGVFICLKCCGVHRSLGTHISKVLSVTLDEWSDEEVDSMIEIGGNASANSIYEAFIPEGSSKPGPDASHDQRMRFIRSKYEHQEFLKPSLRITSGKTSSTKSSAYLSSSLSKKIVDSFRSNSSSQQPQLEGMVEFIGLLKVTIKKGTNLAIRDMMSSDPYVVLTLGQQAQSTVVKSNLNPVWNEELMLSVPHNYGSVKLQVFDYDTFSADDIMGEAEIDIQPLITSAMAFGDPEMFGDMQIGKWLKSHDNALIEDSIINIADGKVKQEVQIKLQNVESGDLELELEWLPLDQ, encoded by the exons ATGAGTTATTCTGGAGCCGGACTCGGAAAGCCTGGCTCAG GTAAAAGGAGAATAAGGGATCTTTTAACTCAATCTGATAACCGAGTATGCGCTGATTGTGGCGCTCCTGATCCTAAGTGGGC GTCAGCTAATATAGGAGTGTTTATATGCTTAAAATGTTGTGGTGTGCATAGAAGCCTTGGCACTCATATCTCAAAG GTCTTATCCGTGACATTGGATGAATGGTCAGATGAAGAAGTCGATTCTATGATTGAAATTGGAGGAAACGCCTCTGCAAACTCAATTTACGAGGCGTTTATACCCGAAGGAAGCTCTAAACCTGGACCTGATGCTAGTCATGACCAACGTATGAGGTTCATTAG GTCGAAATATGAGCACCAAGAGTTTCTAAAACCAAGCTTGCGGATCACATCCGGGAAGACCTCTAGTACAAAGAGTTCAGCATATCTTTCATCAAGTCTATCTAAAAAGATTGTTGATAGCTTTCGTTCAAATTCATCATCGCAACAGCCG CAACTTGAAGGCATGGTTGAGTTTATTGGATTGTTGAAAGTGACTATTAAAAAGGGTACCAATTTAGCCATCCGAGATATGATGTCAAGTGATCCCTACGTTGTGTTGACTCTAGGACAACAG GCTCAATCTACTGTAGTGAAGAGCAACTTAAACCCGGTCTGGAATGAGGAACTCATGCTCTCTGTTCCTCATAACTATGGCTCAGTGAAATTG CAAGTGTTTGATTATGACACATTTTCTGCTGATGACATAATGGGAGAAGCTGAGATTGATATCCAACCTCTGATTACTTCTGCAATGGCTTTCGGAGACCCTGAGATGTTTGGAGATATGCAGATTGGAAAATGGCTGAAATCGCACGACAATGCTCTTATAGAAGATAGCATCATTAACATTGCAGATGGGAAAGTGAAACAAGAGGTTCAAATCAAGCTTCAGAATGTTGAATCTGGTGACTTAGAACTAGAACTGGAATGGCTGCCTCTTGACCAATAA
- the LOC104731428 gene encoding dnaJ protein ERDJ2B, whose amino-acid sequence MAESEENSVLFPIFILTMMAIPLVPYTFVKLSRAFSKKQRSIHCQCLECDRSGKYKRSMSQRISSFTSCSNLTVVLLWIVMIFLIFYTKNMSRESQLFEPFGILGLEPGASDSAIKKAYRRLSIQYHPDKNPDPEANKYFVESIAKAYQALTDPLSRENFEKYGHPDGRQGYTMGMALPEFILNMNGESGGVLLLCTVGLCILLPLVIASIYLWRSSKYTGSHVKLQTRQAYFESLKSSLTPRKVLEVFIKAAEYAEIPVRKTDDEPLQKLFTSVKTELNLDPKKMKQDEAKFWKQNPATVKTELLIQKQLTRESTVLSLTLQNDFRRVLEFAPRLLEDLMKMAVIPRNEQGRGWLSPALGVMELSQCIVQAVPLSARKSSSEGIAPFLQLPHVNDSIAKSIALQVKSFQEFQELSLEERSKLFREVGGLSETDVQDIEKVLEMIPSLKINVICKTEGEEGIQEGDIMTVQAWITLKRPNGLIGTIPHSPYFPFHNEENFWVLVADANNVWFFQKVNFMDEAGAIAAASNAITETMEPLGASGKEINDAVKEAVEKVKSGSRLVMGRILAPAEGTYNLTCFCVSDTWIGCDQKTSLKVEVLKRTRNLEGENAEDMEEEEDDEIEEEDYESEYSEDEEDKKRGSKKKVNKKESSSEESGSDEE is encoded by the exons ATGGCGGAATCAGAAGAGAATAGTGTTTTATTTCCCATTTTCATTTTGACAATGATGGCAATTCCATTGGTGCCTTATACATTTGTGAAGCTGAGCCGTGCTTTTTcgaagaaacaaagaagcatACATTGTCAATGCCTTGAGTGTGACCGTTCAGGGAAGTACAAGAGATCCATGTCTCAAAGg ATCTCTAGCTTCACTTCATGTAGCAACTTGACAGTTGTGCTACTCTGGATTGTAATGATCTTCTTGATCTTTTACACTAAAAACATGAGCCGTGAG AGTCAACTCTTTGAGCCATTCGGTATACTCGGCTTGGAACCTGGTGCTTCTGATTCAGCAATCAAGAAAGCATATAGAAGACTCTCTATTCAATACCATCCTGATAAAAATCCAGATCCAG AGGccaataaatattttgttgagTCCATAGCTAAAGCTTACCAAGCTTTAACTGATCCGTTATCCCGTGAAAACTTTGAGAAGTATGGCCATCCGGATGGTAGACAG GGTTATACAATGGGAATGGCTCTACctgaatttattttaaacatgaaTGGAGAATCTGGTGGGGTTTTATTGCTGTGTACAGTTGGTTTATGTATTCTCTTGCCACTGGTGATCGCCTCAATCTATCTCTGGAGATCATCAAAGTATACTGGGAGTCACGTTAAGCTTCAAACTCGTCAAGCATATTTCGAGTCTTTGAAATCCTCTTTAACTCCAAGaaaagttttggaagttttcaTCAAAGCAGCTGAGTATGCAGAGATTCCTGTTCGTAAAACGGATGATGAACCTCTGCAGAAACTCTTTACGTCTGTCAAAACCGAGCTAAATCTTGATCCTAAGAAGATGAAGCAAGATGAAGCTAAGTTTTGGAAACAGAATCCTGCAACTGTCAAG ACTGAGCTTTTGATACAGAAACAGTTAACTCGTGAATCAACTGTTCTGTCTCTTACTCTGCAAAATGATTTCAGGCGTGTGCTAGAGTTTGCGCCTCGCCTACTTGAAGATTTAATGAAG ATGGCGGTTATACCCCGCAATGAACAAGGGCGTGGATGGTTAAGTCCTGCACTCGGAGTAATGGAGCTATCTCAATGCATTGTTcag GCTGTTCCTCTTAGTGCAAGGAAGTCATCTTCAGAAGGCATTGCTCCTTTCTTGCAACTCCCTCATGTCAACGACTCTATCGCTAAATCAATAGCGTTGCAGGTTAAATCATTCCAAGAGTTTCAAGAACTCAGCTTGGAAGAACGTTCTAAACTATTCAGAGAGGTTGGGGGCTTGTCAGAGACTGATGTTCAAGACATCGAGAAAGTGTTAGAAATGATACCGTCTCTCAAAATCAACGTCATTTGCAAAACAGAAGGCGAAGAAGGTATTCAGGAAGGCGACATTATGACAGTTCAAGCTTGGATCACTCTAAAACGTCCCAATGGACTCATAGGAACTATTCCTCACTCGCCTTACTTTCCTTTCCACAACGAGGAAAACTTTTGGGTTCTTGTTGCGGACGCAAACAATGTCTGGTTCTTTCAGAAGGTTAATTTCATGGATGAAGCTGGAGCTATAGCCGCTGCTTCGAACGCTATTACTGAGACAATGGAACCATTAGGAGCAAGCGGCAAGGAAATAAATGATGCAGTTAAAGAAGCTGTTGAGAAGGTCAAAAGTGGGTCAAGATTGGTAATGGGGAGAATCTTAGCACCTGCAGAAGGTACTTATAACTTGACTTGCTTCTGCGTAAGCGATACTTGGATCGGTTGTGACCAAAAGACATCACTGAAAGTCGAGGTTTTGAAAAGAACCCGTAATTTGGAGGGTGAGAATGCAGAAgacatggaggaggaggaggacgatgAGATCGAGGAAGAGGATTACGAAAGTGAATAcagtgaggatgaagaagataagaagagagGGTCAAAGAAGAAAGTAAACAAGAAGGAATCGAGTTCTGAAGAGTCAGGATCAGATGAAGAGTGA
- the LOC104731431 gene encoding ADP-ribosylation factor GTPase-activating protein AGD12 isoform X1 — protein MSYSGAGLGKPGSGKRRIRDLLTQSDNRVCADCGAPDPKWASANIGVFICLKCCGVHRSLGTHISKVLSVTLDEWSDEEVDSMIEIGGNASANSIYEAFIPEGSSKPGPDASHDQRMRFIRSKYEHQEFLKPSLRITSGKTSSTKSSAYLSSSLSKKIVDSFRSNSSSQQPQLEGMVEFIGLLKVTIKKGTNLAIRDMMSSDPYVVLTLGQQKAQSTVVKSNLNPVWNEELMLSVPHNYGSVKLQVFDYDTFSADDIMGEAEIDIQPLITSAMAFGDPEMFGDMQIGKWLKSHDNALIEDSIINIADGKVKQEVQIKLQNVESGDLELELEWLPLDQ, from the exons ATGAGTTATTCTGGAGCCGGACTCGGAAAGCCTGGCTCAG GTAAAAGGAGAATAAGGGATCTTTTAACTCAATCTGATAACCGAGTATGCGCTGATTGTGGCGCTCCTGATCCTAAGTGGGC GTCAGCTAATATAGGAGTGTTTATATGCTTAAAATGTTGTGGTGTGCATAGAAGCCTTGGCACTCATATCTCAAAG GTCTTATCCGTGACATTGGATGAATGGTCAGATGAAGAAGTCGATTCTATGATTGAAATTGGAGGAAACGCCTCTGCAAACTCAATTTACGAGGCGTTTATACCCGAAGGAAGCTCTAAACCTGGACCTGATGCTAGTCATGACCAACGTATGAGGTTCATTAG GTCGAAATATGAGCACCAAGAGTTTCTAAAACCAAGCTTGCGGATCACATCCGGGAAGACCTCTAGTACAAAGAGTTCAGCATATCTTTCATCAAGTCTATCTAAAAAGATTGTTGATAGCTTTCGTTCAAATTCATCATCGCAACAGCCG CAACTTGAAGGCATGGTTGAGTTTATTGGATTGTTGAAAGTGACTATTAAAAAGGGTACCAATTTAGCCATCCGAGATATGATGTCAAGTGATCCCTACGTTGTGTTGACTCTAGGACAACAG AAGGCTCAATCTACTGTAGTGAAGAGCAACTTAAACCCGGTCTGGAATGAGGAACTCATGCTCTCTGTTCCTCATAACTATGGCTCAGTGAAATTG CAAGTGTTTGATTATGACACATTTTCTGCTGATGACATAATGGGAGAAGCTGAGATTGATATCCAACCTCTGATTACTTCTGCAATGGCTTTCGGAGACCCTGAGATGTTTGGAGATATGCAGATTGGAAAATGGCTGAAATCGCACGACAATGCTCTTATAGAAGATAGCATCATTAACATTGCAGATGGGAAAGTGAAACAAGAGGTTCAAATCAAGCTTCAGAATGTTGAATCTGGTGACTTAGAACTAGAACTGGAATGGCTGCCTCTTGACCAATAA